The Brassica oleracea var. oleracea cultivar TO1000 chromosome C7, BOL, whole genome shotgun sequence sequence GCCCAATGTTGGTTACGGATCTGACAAGAAGACCCGTCACTATCTCCCCAACGGCTTCAAGAAGTTCGTTGTTCACAACTCTGCTGATCTCGAGTTACTCATGATGCACAACAGGTACATATTCTCCTCGAAACCATCTCTGATATATTATTGTTAATACGGCATTCTAATGGTATGTTTGGGTTGGCAGGACTTACTGTGCGGAGATTGCTCACAATGTATCAACAAAGAAGAGGAAAGCCATTGTCGAGAGAGCTTCTCAGCTTGACATCGTCGTTACCAACAGGCTTGCTAGGTTGCGTAGCCAGGAAGACGAGTGATGAAAGCCCCTATGTTTCTTTTATCTGTCGTTATTGGCAATTTCTCAGTCGATCTTGTCTTCTTTTTGCGTGTTAAAGAATGTTTTTATGGTTTCTGGTTCTAATATATGACCATTTCACAATCTTATCTTGCATTATTATACACTGCGAGTTATCCTTTGTAGAATCATAACTTATTCGTGAAACTTCAAATCTTTGTTGACTCTTTAGGGTCTGATTGGTAATTGCTGTAGTTTTAAAATTTTTGCTGTAGAAAAAAATCTGTAAACTTTTCGACGTGGCTTTAGATTTTATTGCTGTAGAATTTTATGGAAAGCACTAAAAAATTACTTTAAATATTTGGCTCTGCGGATCATTTGTAGGTTATTTCAAGCGCTGTAGTTTCAAAAAAAATTTAAAGCTTATTGCTCTGAATTTGGTTCTTTAGAAATAAATAGGACTGTGGACCTACAGCAACTAACAATCACCCCCTTAAGTTTGAATAGAAACGATACTTTCA is a genomic window containing:
- the LOC106303812 gene encoding 60S ribosomal protein L32-1-like; the encoded protein is MAVPLLTKKVVKKRSAKFIRPQSDRRITVKESWRRPKGIDSRVRRKFKGVTLMPNVGYGSDKKTRHYLPNGFKKFVVHNSADLELLMMHNRTYCAEIAHNVSTKKRKAIVERASQLDIVVTNRLARLRSQEDE